The window GCTCACATTATACATATACTCCCTCAAGATAgatgttttagaaaataatgtgttaaaaaaaaaataatgagttaaattCTCATTAGGACAATGATCAAATATGAACACATGTTGTTTTACTACTGATAAACAATCACTGACACGGTTCCAGTTACAGCTCTATCAGTTTCTACAACTACCACATTGTTTGAAACATTAGTCACCGCACTCGCAGGAATCTGTCCGGATTGAGCCAAAAACGAATGCTGGTAATGTTCTATCCGGTTAGGGAAtaataaaacatttgaaaaatcAGCGACCCATCTCGTCCCATTACCAGAAACTTTAGACCTCCCGGTCGTTGATTTCAACACCATCCCTTCCACATTGTTCTGATCAATCACAACCTGGCCAACCTCATGAAACTCTCCTTCTAGCTTAACCATCGGGAAATTGTGTTTAGGATCACCACTAAACATGTTATTAACAATATTCACACCGTTAATCCTCCCATGCACCGATCTCAACACGATGTTCGCATCTCCCAAGAACAAAGCGTTCGTGACATGAACGTGAACGGGGTCTTCAATGACTATACCTGTGTAATCAAGGTAACAATTGTCTATCCTCGTCAAATGAGCCTTCACTAGAATGCCGATTCCACCAAACCATGTAGCCTTATTGTAGCAATGCACGCCTGTGACCATATTGGCCTGCCCATTCAACAAGATACCGATCCCGGCAGAGAAAATGACAACATCCGTTATTGCGTTATCGGTACTAGAGATATCGATCCCTGTCCCGGAGAACTGTCTTTCTTGTTTGTCCCCGCCTACCGTTGAATGTTGTCCTAGGAAAGTGTTTGAGATGTATGTCTCGTGGCCTCCCTGGACTTTGATCCCTTGTGTTGTGAAATGGAGGAAGTAGCAATCTGTTATGCGGATACGAGCTGAGTTGATTACCAAAATGCCCCCACCTCTGAAGCTTGAGTCGAATAGAACGTCTTTGAAGGTGACATCCTCAAAGAAGATCCCGGAGTTTTGGTCTTTCTGGTCGGAGAACGTATCTTCTAGCGACATTTTCATTGATGTCACGAGTTCGACCAAATGCCGATCACCAGGAAACACTTCTGATGCCCGGAATGTCCCTCCTTTTACCTGAATTACACCCAAGAAATTGAGTCAATTGTTCAATATTAGTTTACAACTTTCTCTAACAAAGTCCAATTTGTTGAATTATATAGGTAAATAATTACGAAATATTCAAAAAGgttattcaaaattttctaaaattattcTAATTTTTGTATAAAGTTTCTTTAATAGAAAGTCTAATTTGTTgaaatataagtaaatattcaaacttttttttttgcaagtttCATAAGCAAAGACTCTAAAGGGACTAACCAGGAGGTTTCCGCCACCGGAGGAAGGGAACCTGAGAGGTTTACCGATCTTGTAACTGCCACCTTGGAGATCAATAACAACACCTCCAAGATCAGCAACACGTGGTAGCATGTTCAGCTCAGTTTGTAACTGAAAAGCATCGGTTAAAGCTTCAAGTATTGCGTCACTACTGTCTTGTCCACCTGTCGGGTCAGCTCCGTAGCTAATTGGGTATATCACTCTGCCCACCTGCACCAAAACAAACTCACACGCTCACAAAATACATTCACACGTGCGTGTGTATACATACTGAAAATGTGGGTAATGCTTTACCATTTTGGGAAatggagaagaaggagaagacaaTGGTGGGAGAGAGGGAGTGACTGCGAGTCTTTCTTGGATCTTCTCTTGGATTTCAAGAAGCTTTG of the Brassica rapa cultivar Chiifu-401-42 chromosome A03, CAAS_Brap_v3.01, whole genome shotgun sequence genome contains:
- the LOC103861073 gene encoding polygalacturonase QRT3, whose translation is MRLYYFVCSLLLLITFSTKFNEISSLRRDMTKLLEIQEKIQERLAVTPSLPPLSSPSSPFPKMVGRVIYPISYGADPTGGQDSSDAILEALTDAFQLQTELNMLPRVADLGGVVIDLQGGSYKIGKPLRFPSSGGGNLLVKGGTFRASEVFPGDRHLVELVTSMKMSLEDTFSDQKDQNSGIFFEDVTFKDVLFDSSFRGGGILVINSARIRITDCYFLHFTTQGIKVQGGHETYISNTFLGQHSTVGGDKQERQFSGTGIDISSTDNAITDVVIFSAGIGILLNGQANMVTGVHCYNKATWFGGIGILVKAHLTRIDNCYLDYTGIVIEDPVHVHVTNALFLGDANIVLRSVHGRINGVNIVNNMFSGDPKHNFPMVKLEGEFHEVGQVVIDQNNVEGMVLKSTTGRSKVSGNGTRWVADFSNVLLFPNRIEHYQHSFLAQSGQIPASAVTNVSNNVVVVETDRAVTGTVSVIVYQ